In the Elioraea tepida genome, one interval contains:
- a CDS encoding tripartite tricarboxylate transporter substrate binding protein: protein MTDRPTAQLSRRSLLAAAAALSAPAIARAATFPDRPIRLICPWTAGGSTDLQMRAIAEAAGKILGQPMVVENRPGAGGTLGAVALLQARPDGYTLAQLPITVFRYPFMQATPQWNPLTDFTFISHITGYLFGVVVRADSPFRTFPDLIAWAKANPGKLTYGTPGVGSTLHITMEQIALKAGVEFLHVPFRGVAENQTALLAGTVMASADSSGWAQLVRDGKLRLLVTWGAERAKSFPDVPTLKELGYDIVSASPYGFGGPKGMDPPVVRTLDEAFRRAIDDPGHLSILERFDMQPWYLSSAEYAAFAAQLTENEKTMVQRLGLRL, encoded by the coding sequence ATGACCGATCGTCCGACAGCGCAGCTCTCGCGCCGGTCGCTTCTCGCCGCCGCGGCGGCGCTCAGCGCGCCTGCCATCGCCCGCGCCGCGACCTTCCCCGACCGGCCGATACGCCTGATCTGCCCCTGGACGGCGGGGGGCTCGACCGACCTGCAGATGCGCGCGATCGCCGAAGCGGCCGGGAAGATCCTCGGCCAGCCAATGGTGGTCGAGAACCGCCCGGGGGCTGGCGGCACACTCGGCGCCGTCGCCCTGCTCCAGGCGCGGCCTGACGGCTACACGCTCGCGCAACTGCCGATCACGGTGTTCCGCTACCCGTTCATGCAGGCGACCCCGCAGTGGAACCCGCTGACCGACTTCACCTTCATCAGCCACATCACGGGCTATCTGTTCGGCGTCGTCGTCCGCGCCGACAGCCCCTTCCGCACCTTCCCCGACCTGATCGCCTGGGCGAAGGCGAATCCCGGCAAGCTGACCTACGGCACGCCCGGCGTCGGCTCCACGCTGCACATCACGATGGAGCAGATCGCGCTGAAGGCGGGGGTGGAGTTCCTGCACGTTCCCTTCCGCGGCGTGGCCGAAAACCAGACGGCCCTGCTCGCGGGAACGGTGATGGCCTCTGCCGACAGCTCCGGCTGGGCGCAGCTCGTGCGCGACGGCAAGCTCAGGCTTCTCGTTACCTGGGGGGCGGAGCGGGCGAAGAGCTTCCCCGACGTGCCGACGCTGAAGGAGCTCGGCTACGACATCGTCTCTGCCTCTCCGTACGGCTTCGGCGGCCCGAAGGGAATGGACCCTCCGGTGGTGCGCACGCTGGATGAGGCGTTCCGCCGCGCGATCGACGACCCCGGGCACCTCTCGATTCTCGAGCGGTTCGACATGCAGCCCTGGTATCTCTCGAGCGCCGAGTATGCCGCCTTCGCCGCGCAGCTGACGGAGAACGAGAAGACGATGGTGCAGCGTTTGGGCCTGAGGCTGTAG
- a CDS encoding glycosyltransferase family 4 protein, translating to MPPITPAALAGHLAFALGLALLSALVVRLVIALKLMDVPNDRSAHAVPTPRGGGLGVVVATLAGLVVLYLEGRVARIADPYFLAVIAGAAAIASVSLADDALDFPFGWKLAAQVAAAALPIAFGLRLERLFLPFVGPVPLGPLAVPLTLLWIVFVTNAMNFIDGLDGLCAGMAAIASGFLAAIALIEGGAFVYAASLFLCSGCLGFLPFNFPAARIFLGDVGSQFIGYMLAVLAIAAAGFEATQVSFFIVPLLLALPLFDVAFTLVRRAIAGERLTEAHRGHLYQVLDRTGFPRAGVTLLHWGFTAAMGVVAFRFVALSPPRKLALYAVVLAVLVAYAFWVAARARRAGIGAWSRPAAS from the coding sequence ATGCCACCGATCACGCCCGCTGCGCTCGCCGGCCATCTCGCTTTCGCGCTCGGGCTCGCGCTTCTCTCAGCTCTCGTCGTCCGGCTCGTGATCGCGCTCAAGCTGATGGACGTGCCGAACGATCGTTCCGCCCACGCGGTGCCGACACCGCGTGGCGGCGGTTTGGGCGTCGTCGTGGCCACGCTTGCGGGCCTCGTCGTGCTCTATCTCGAGGGGCGCGTCGCCCGGATCGCCGACCCCTACTTCCTCGCCGTGATCGCGGGTGCGGCAGCGATCGCCTCCGTGTCTCTCGCCGACGACGCGCTCGACTTCCCCTTCGGCTGGAAGCTCGCCGCCCAGGTGGCGGCCGCTGCCCTTCCGATCGCCTTCGGGCTTCGGCTCGAGCGTCTGTTCCTGCCCTTCGTCGGCCCGGTCCCGCTCGGGCCCCTCGCGGTGCCGCTGACACTCCTCTGGATCGTGTTCGTGACGAACGCGATGAACTTCATCGACGGTCTCGACGGCCTCTGTGCGGGGATGGCGGCGATCGCCTCCGGCTTCCTTGCCGCGATCGCTCTCATCGAGGGCGGCGCCTTCGTCTATGCCGCCTCGCTGTTCCTCTGCTCGGGCTGCCTCGGCTTCCTGCCGTTCAACTTTCCCGCGGCGCGGATCTTCCTCGGCGATGTCGGTAGCCAGTTCATCGGCTACATGCTCGCGGTGCTCGCGATCGCCGCCGCGGGGTTCGAGGCCACACAGGTGAGCTTCTTCATCGTTCCGCTTCTGCTCGCGCTGCCGCTGTTCGACGTCGCCTTCACGCTCGTGCGCCGTGCCATCGCCGGCGAGCGTCTGACGGAGGCGCATCGCGGCCACCTCTACCAGGTGCTGGACCGCACGGGCTTCCCGCGCGCGGGCGTGACGCTGCTTCATTGGGGCTTCACAGCGGCGATGGGAGTCGTTGCGTTCCGCTTCGTCGCGCTGTCGCCGCCGCGCAAGCTCGCGCTCTACGCCGTCGTGCTCGCGGTGCTCGTGGCCTATGCGTTCTGGGTCGCCGCGCGGGCGCGGCGCGCAGGCATCGGCGCCTGGTCGCGTCCGGCTGCGAGTTGA
- a CDS encoding pseudouridine synthase: MRRAGTVGEGAGGERIAKWLSRAGVASRREAERLIAEGRVAVNGRRLADPAVLVEPGDTVTVDRVPVDPPGRARLWRYHKPRGLLVTARDPQGRPTVFEKLPASMPRVVSVGRLDMGSEGLLLLTTDGGLARQLEHPKNGWVRRYRVRVHGRPDPGVLASLANGITIDGIRYGPIEAGLDAVKNEVSWLTVSLREGKNREIRRVLEHLGLPVLRLIRVAYGPFQLGLLPRGAVEEVPARVLREQLGAAAPTRRRP; this comes from the coding sequence ATGCGGCGCGCAGGCACGGTCGGCGAGGGGGCGGGCGGCGAGAGGATTGCCAAGTGGCTCTCCCGCGCCGGGGTGGCGAGCCGGAGGGAGGCCGAGCGGCTGATCGCCGAGGGGCGCGTCGCGGTGAACGGGCGCAGGCTCGCCGACCCGGCGGTGCTGGTCGAGCCGGGTGACACGGTCACGGTCGATCGCGTCCCGGTCGACCCTCCCGGTCGTGCCCGGCTTTGGCGCTACCACAAGCCGCGCGGCCTTCTCGTCACCGCGCGCGACCCGCAAGGACGGCCGACCGTGTTCGAGAAGCTGCCGGCCTCGATGCCGCGTGTGGTCTCGGTCGGCCGGCTCGACATGGGCTCGGAGGGGCTCCTCCTGCTCACCACCGATGGCGGGCTCGCGCGGCAGCTCGAGCACCCGAAGAACGGCTGGGTGCGTCGCTACCGTGTGCGTGTTCACGGCCGGCCAGACCCGGGGGTGCTCGCCTCGCTTGCGAACGGGATCACGATCGACGGCATACGCTACGGGCCGATCGAGGCCGGGCTCGATGCGGTGAAGAACGAGGTGTCCTGGCTCACCGTGTCGCTGCGCGAGGGCAAGAACCGCGAGATACGACGCGTGCTCGAGCATCTCGGGCTGCCGGTGCTGCGGCTGATCCGCGTCGCCTATGGCCCGTTCCAGCTTGGCCTCCTGCCGCGCGGTGCCGTCGAGGAGGTGCCGGCGAGGGTGCTCCGCGAGCAGCTCGGCGCAGCGGCGCCGACGCGGCGGCGGCCCTGA
- a CDS encoding nucleoside deaminase, with protein MRRALLEAQAAAARGEVPVGAVVLGPDGSVLAAAGNRVQELADPTAHAEILALRAAAAARGQPRLPDCDLVVTLEPCPMCAAAISLFRIRRLVFGAYDPKGGGVEHGPRIFSQPSCMHRPEVIGGVAEADAAALLRSFFAARR; from the coding sequence ATGCGTCGTGCGCTGCTCGAGGCGCAGGCGGCGGCGGCGCGGGGCGAGGTTCCGGTCGGCGCGGTCGTGCTTGGCCCGGACGGGTCGGTGCTCGCCGCCGCCGGGAACCGTGTGCAGGAGCTTGCCGACCCGACGGCGCATGCGGAGATTCTCGCTTTGCGCGCCGCGGCGGCGGCGCGTGGCCAGCCGCGCCTGCCCGATTGCGACCTCGTGGTGACGCTCGAGCCCTGCCCGATGTGCGCCGCGGCGATCTCCCTGTTCCGGATCAGGCGGCTCGTGTTCGGCGCCTATGACCCGAAGGGAGGCGGGGTGGAGCATGGGCCAAGGATCTTCTCCCAGCCGAGCTGCATGCACAGGCCCGAGGTGATCGGCGGCGTTGCGGAGGCAGACGCCGCCGCCCTGCTGCGGTCCTTCTTCGCCGCACGCCGCTGA
- the rsmD gene encoding 16S rRNA (guanine(966)-N(2))-methyltransferase RsmD codes for MRIIAGAWRGRRLVAPPGDATRPTADRARQAIFDVIAHAPFAGRAALEQARVLDAFAGTGAMGLEALSRGAAEAHFIERDRAALAALRANIAACRAEGRATVLAADALRPPHAARPATLLFLDPPYGRELVSPALAALADAGWIAPRALVVAELGCGEALPDLAGLTLLDMRRWGAAQVLFLRAG; via the coding sequence ATGCGGATCATCGCCGGCGCCTGGCGCGGCCGACGCCTTGTCGCACCGCCCGGCGATGCGACGCGCCCGACGGCCGACCGTGCCCGCCAGGCGATCTTCGACGTGATCGCCCACGCCCCCTTCGCCGGACGCGCAGCGCTGGAGCAGGCGCGCGTTCTCGACGCCTTTGCCGGCACCGGCGCGATGGGGCTCGAGGCGCTCTCGCGCGGTGCGGCGGAGGCACACTTCATCGAGCGCGACCGTGCGGCGCTCGCGGCTCTCCGCGCCAACATCGCGGCCTGCCGCGCAGAAGGGCGCGCGACGGTGCTCGCGGCTGACGCGCTCCGCCCGCCTCACGCCGCCCGCCCGGCGACACTCCTGTTCCTTGACCCGCCCTATGGGCGGGAGCTTGTCTCGCCGGCGCTTGCCGCTCTGGCCGATGCCGGCTGGATCGCTCCTAGAGCGCTCGTGGTCGCCGAACTCGGCTGCGGGGAGGCCCTGCCCGATCTTGCCGGCTTGACCCTGCTTGACATGCGACGCTGGGGCGCGGCGCAGGTCCTGTTCCTGCGCGCCGGCTGA